A genomic segment from Acipenser ruthenus chromosome 5, fAciRut3.2 maternal haplotype, whole genome shotgun sequence encodes:
- the LOC117403327 gene encoding mitochondrial fission regulator 2-like: MSLYLDLLDLLRHLLEYFGVPADLLVPVWENQLCGQYRSIIRMIGTNLPLSPCPRVCFQKISDLHALHSTETTPAGRPFVPSFADVLWVAGDENETCAMLRADRRTNCIPVPPEQISMLSQSIKRVVEKEGNSQTTDAGALKKITALEDELSRLRAQIAMIVTMQDQGSSMSQSGFMQPPGTPGMSLLPVLASTPICMSAPPPPPSLPLPPPPSCRTAQVLDVDLNRQRCATNRSGQRNRDNVSAPDSVPSMLHVLRDMNKVRLQAVERSPGGTPVMKKDKKRVSISDPAALIADALKRKFAHRHKEDSFDKENQSFETSPFGSPEIH; this comes from the exons ATGTCTCTCTATCTGGATCTGCTAGATCTTTTAAGACATCTATTGGAATATTTTGGAGTACCAGCTGATCTG tTAGTTCCAGTATGGGAAAATCAACTTTGTGGCCAGTACCGCAGCATTATTCGCATGATCGGAACAAATCTTCCTTTAAGTCCCTGCCCAAGAGTCTGTTTCCAA aaaatcTCAGATTTAcatgcactgcacagcacagagaccacgCCAGCCGGCCGTCCTTTTGTTCCTTCTTTTGCAGATGTACTGTGGGTGGCTGGTGATGAGAATGAAACCTGCGCCATGTTAAG AGCTGACCGAAGAACGAATTGCATCCCAGTACCTCCTGAACAAATCTCCATGCTGTCACAGTCAATTAAAAGAGTGGTAGAAAAAGAAGGAAACTCACAAACTACAGACGCAGGTGCCTTAAAGAAAATCACGGCCCTGGAGGATGAGTTGTCACGGTTACGTGCGCAGATTGCCATGATTGTTACAATGCAGGACCAAG GTTCTTCTATGTCCCAGTCAGGATTCATGCAGCCTCCTGGTACCCCTGGGATGTCTCTTCTTCCAGTGTTAGCATCCACTCCTATCTGCATGTCTGCTCCACCTCCCCCTCCATCCCTTCCTTTGCCACCACCACCCAGTTGTAGAACAGCTCAAGTCCTGGATGTTGACTTAAACAGACAGCGGTGTGCTACAAACAGGTCTGGGCAGCGCAACAGGGataatgtttctgctcctgactccGTCCCCAGTATGTTGCACGTTTTAAGAGATATGAACAAGGTTCGGCTGCAAGCAGTGGAAAG GTCGCCGGGAGGCACGCCAGTTATGAAGAAAGATAAGAAGCGGGTATCGATTTCGGACCCTGCAGCACTAATTGCTGATGCTTTGAAGCGGAAATTTGCACATAGACATAAGGAAGATTCTTTTGACAAAGAAAACCAATCATTTGAGACTTCACCTTTTGGAAGTCCAGAGATTCATTAG